The following proteins are encoded in a genomic region of Magallana gigas chromosome 1, xbMagGiga1.1, whole genome shotgun sequence:
- the LOC105325504 gene encoding uncharacterized protein sll1735 — translation MTATGSNISSRDNLGSNGVVHLLDDVMFPLPENSILQYCASNQNLTQLTYSFVRANLQYDIQGGPFTVFAPIEAAFDALPTGFLNTEFLTLSASRNLLQYHYIRGTYYSAGLMDGDKIQTVQGTDVVIHKTNGAVMVENAKVLQADIKVTNGVVHLIDKVLLVTDHVSGESLPQSIG, via the exons ATGACAGCAACTGGAAGTAATATAAGCTCACGTGATAATCTTGGATCCAATGGAGTGGTACATCTCCTTGATGATGTCATGTTTCCACTTCCGGAGAACAGTATTCTACAGTACTGCGCATCCAACCAGAACCTAACACAGCTGACTTACTCTTTTGTCCGAGCCAACCTACAGTATGACATTCAAG GTGGTCCCTTTACCGTCTTTGCTCCAATAGAGGCTGCATTTGACGCCCTTCCTACTGGGTTTCTGAACACAGAGTTTCTCACACTGTCCGCTTCTCGAA ACCTCTTACAATATCACTACATCCGGGGCACGTATTACAGCGCCGGTCTGATGGACGGAGATAAAATCCAAACCGTCCAGGGCACCGATGTCGTCATCCACAAAACTAACG GCGCGGTGATGGTGGAGAATGCCAAGGTTCTACAGGCGGACATCAAGGTCACTAATGGCGTCGTTCACCTGATTGACAAGGTCTTACTGGTCACAGATCACGTCAGCGGGGAATCCCTGCCTCAGTCCATCGGATAA